In one Nicotiana sylvestris chromosome 8, ASM39365v2, whole genome shotgun sequence genomic region, the following are encoded:
- the LOC104228532 gene encoding uncharacterized protein: MFARFSKIISDLKAFGKPYSSGDQDLNKLSYNELRGELIAFEKTYLKKTNQEENKKTIAFKATTKIAENDIDDDPEALQEEITMLSRNMDGLMRRFRNMRRGRIQPRRSRQYNEQDKIDEKCSECERFGHIQAECPDLIRKISRGFWTDEDTSDYECKDNNENCFMARGETSEKGKRPNISYFHPVGSKCFTQNISKDNLGKFDTRSDEEESVHVIFDENNSSTEKGTTVGDEDQSQEIQETSKSQKSTDGSDAMIELTNEISNNLAEHPKESTTHTVHPNEWKNEPEYPKKFIIWDPNKGMKTRGALKKKANIALISQIEPKKIEEALKGSSCMQEMPEELDQFDKNQVIKKTEKAQVKRVNYLVKH; this comes from the exons ATGTTTGCCAGATTCAGTAAAATCATTAGCGATCTAAAAGCTTTCGGCAAACCATATTCAAGTGGTGATCAA GATCTGAATAAATTGTCTTATAATGAACTTCGAGGAGAACTCATAGCTTTCGAAAAGACATATCTTAAGAAAACAAACcaagaagaaaataagaaaacaaTTGCATTCAAGGCCACAACTAAGATAGCTGAGAATGATATCGATGATGACCCTGAAGCACTTCAAGAAGAAATTACTATGTTGTCAAGGAACATGGATGGTTTAATGAGAAGATTCAGAAATATGAGAAGAGGAAGGATTCAACCTAGGCGATCCAGGCAATATAACGAACAAGATAAGATTGATGAAAAATGCTCTGAGTGTGAAAGATTTGGACATATTCAAGCCGAGTGTCCAGATCTAATAAGAAAAATCTCTAGAG GATTTTGGACAGATGAGGACACTTCAGACTACGAATGCAAAGATAACAATGAAAATTGTTTCATGGCACGAGGTGAAACAAGTGAG AAAGGTAAACGTCCTAATATCAGTTATTTTCATCCAGTTGGAAGCAAGTGTTTCACTCAAAATATCAGTAAGGACAATCTTGGAAAATTCGATACAAGGAGCGATGAAG AAGAATCTGTACATGTTATATTTGATGAAAATAACTCCTCGACCGAAAAAGGAACTACTGTAGGTGATGAAGATCAATCTCAAGAAATTCAGGAGACAAGTAAATCTCAAAAGTCGACTGATGGATCTGATGCTATGATAGAGTTAACTAATGAAATCAGTAACAATCTGGCAGAACATCCGAAGGAGTCAACTACACATACAGTTCATCCAAATGAATGGAAAAATGAACCTGAATATCCTAAAAAATTCATCATATGGGATCCAAACAAAGGAATGAAAACCAGGGGAGCCTTAAAAAAGAAAGCAAACATAGCACTAATCTCTCAGATTGagccaaagaagatagaggaagcTCTAAAAGGCTCAAGTTGTATGCAAGAGATGCCGGAAGAGTTAGATCAATTTGACAAAAATCAA GTGATAAAGAAGACAGAAAAAGCACAAGTAAAACGTGTCAATTACTTGGTAAAGCATTGA